In one window of Flavobacterium ginsengisoli DNA:
- a CDS encoding acyl-[acyl-carrier-protein] thioesterase has protein sequence MPISPNFTSVLSKDWEINFTQCTPNGYLKYTDLCNLLQLTAAAHSEVGGISFTDMQEFDQAWVLSRMRVEITALPKWQDIVTVKTWINSLENSRSVRALEMYVNGKKIVGSETYWAVFNTKARRPEALALPFEHFELYPDNRATVEGFSRININPEKESVFEKTVYLSDLDIVNHANNVKYLEWCLDHVDAKRILKQEVKSFEMNFLKELSLNDQVIIHENDNEDHSATTFSITKGDKNCFALELHWK, from the coding sequence ATGCCAATATCTCCAAATTTCACATCAGTTTTAAGTAAAGACTGGGAAATTAATTTTACACAATGTACGCCAAACGGCTACTTAAAATATACTGATTTATGCAATCTTTTACAGCTTACCGCCGCTGCTCATTCAGAAGTAGGCGGAATCAGTTTTACAGATATGCAGGAATTTGATCAGGCGTGGGTTTTGAGTCGCATGCGTGTAGAAATAACCGCTTTACCAAAATGGCAAGATATTGTCACTGTAAAAACTTGGATTAATAGCCTTGAAAATTCACGTTCTGTTCGTGCACTTGAGATGTATGTAAACGGAAAAAAAATTGTTGGAAGCGAAACCTATTGGGCTGTTTTCAACACCAAAGCACGTCGTCCAGAAGCTTTGGCTTTACCTTTTGAACATTTCGAACTTTACCCAGATAACAGAGCTACTGTTGAAGGATTTTCGCGAATCAACATTAATCCCGAAAAAGAATCGGTTTTCGAAAAAACAGTTTATTTATCTGATTTAGATATTGTAAATCATGCTAATAATGTAAAATATTTAGAATGGTGCCTAGATCATGTTGATGCCAAAAGAATTCTAAAACAAGAAGTTAAAAGCTTCGAAATGAATTTCCTAAAAGAACTTTCTTTAAACGATCAAGTTATTATTCATGAAAATGACAATGAAGATCATTCAGCAACAACATTCAGCATTACAAAAGGCGATAAAAATTGTTTTGCATTAGAATTACACTGGAAATAA